DNA from Herpetosiphonaceae bacterium:
GCGGCGGCGGAAGGCCCGGCTGTCGCAGCGAGGCCGTCAGCACCAGCAGCAGCGGCAGCACAAACAGCGCCGCGACCGTCAGCGCTACAAGTTGCCGGAGTTTCGAGTTCAACGTTTCAAGTTTCATGTTCACGGTTTCAGGTTTCAAGTTCAGCGTTTCCTGTCCGGTTCTTGGTTCTTGGCTCTCCGTCAGTAGTCATCCGCGTAGCCCCAGCCGCCCGCGACGAAATAGACCAGCAGCACCAGCAGCGCCAGACCCAGGAAAAAGAGCAGCATCATCGCCGATCCCATGCCCACGCGAAAGCGCTCAAACGCCTCGTCGAAGATCAGCAGCGGCATAAAGAGCGTCGAGAAGTACGGCCCGCCGTCGGTCATCAGATACGCGGGCGTGAACGTGCTCTGCGCGCTCAGCGTGATGTCGCGGATCGTCAGCAGCAGCAGCCAGGGCGCGAGCAGCGGCAGCGTAATCAGGCGGAACATCTGCCAGCGGCTACCGCCGTCGATCGCGGCGCTGGCGTAATAGTCCTCAGGAATATCGTGCAGCCCCGCCAGGAGCACGACAAAGCCCTCGCCGATCTGAAACAGCGACATCAGCACGATCGCCAGCTTGGCCGTGCCGGGCTGCACCAGCCATGCAGGCGTGGGCAGGCCCAAGGTGCCCAGCAGCAGGTTAAGCGGGCCATAGATCGGGTTGAAGATCCACAGCCAGATCAGCGCATACGCCACGTCGGGGATGATCGTCGGTAGATAGACCGCCGCACGGTAGATGCCAACACCGCGCCGACTCTGATGGAGCAGCAGCGCCAGCAGCAGCGCGCCAAGCATCCGCAGCGGCACCGCCAGGACGATAAAGTACAGCGAGTTGCGGACCGCAATCCAGA
Protein-coding regions in this window:
- a CDS encoding sugar ABC transporter permease: MDHESVTTSAASPPTATALRRAGFPHRPNRGYQRALRTLLLPYLVGATLLIAVPALLTFVLALTEYDALSPPIWVGLQNFSEILTNPLFWIAVRNSLYFIVLAVPLRMLGALLLALLLHQSRRGVGIYRAAVYLPTIIPDVAYALIWLWIFNPIYGPLNLLLGTLGLPTPAWLVQPGTAKLAIVLMSLFQIGEGFVVLLAGLHDIPEDYYASAAIDGGSRWQMFRLITLPLLAPWLLLLTIRDITLSAQSTFTPAYLMTDGGPYFSTLFMPLLIFDEAFERFRVGMGSAMMLLFFLGLALLVLLVYFVAGGWGYADDY